In Roseiconus lacunae, the DNA window ATATCGGGCGTTGTGATCGTCGTAGTGATAGAACGCTCGGTTTCGTTGCAGTGTTCCAAATCCGTGCAATTCATCGATCGGCAACGAAGTGACCGAAGGGTAGCTTTGACGTGCATACGGTCGCCACCGCCAGTCTCGGCCACCCTGCCAAATCAGAAGCCCATCAGAATCGTGAACGGACGGACGCGCATCCAGCGGAGGCCCTTCCAATCCATCTCCCCAAATCCACATGGATGTCAGCGGGGCCAACGCTACTTTTTCCGGGACACTTCGGAAACTTAGTTGGCAGTCGATATCGATGTCCGTTTGGTGGACGCCGGGATGAAGCGTGAACCGATAGGCGCCGCAGACTGACGGCCCGTCTAGGAAGCCGAGCACGGTAATCGACTCATCGCCGGTCGCGGGCATTTGGATCCAGAAAGCACGAAAGTCTGGAAACTCTTCGTCCTTCGGAAGTGCCACGTCGATTGCGACCCCGCGTGCCGAACTGCCGTAAATGGTGTTGGCACTTCGGGCTCGGAAATAGCTTGAGCCGAGAAACGAAAGGATCTCTTGAGAATCGTGCTGACCTGGAAACCGCCCCACCAACCGCACGCCCGCGTGACCGATGTTCCCGATGGTTTGTGGATCGATCGACTCCGGGTATTCGAAATCGTCGGTCGAAAACTTCAGCCGTTGACTGACGAGTTCAGGCGATTCCTTTGATGATCGGGACCGCGCCGTCTCCGGTTGTGTTCTTGCAACTGGACTGACGAGCGATATGCCTGACTCGTCGGAACGCGTCTGTTCTTTTTCAGTTAACTCGACGGACGATGGTGGCGGACTAAGCGTGTAGAGGTAGACCCGGTCACGTTGTACAAACCCGCGATGAAATGTCTCAATCCAAAAGGGTAACCCTTGGTTGGCCCAGGTTGCTTGCTCATGACGATACTTGATCTTGATGTATTGATCGTAATCCAAGTCCGCGAGTACCTTGGGCAAGTCCTGTTGCGTTTCATACGGCTGTTTCGCTTGCGACTCGGCAAGTTTGCAAAGATCGTCGAAGTTGCGAACCGTTGCGAACGCGGCCTCTTGCTCGACTGGTTCGACCCGTTTGGGAGTGGCGTCGACCTTCGCCTCCGTCGACTCGTGAGCGATCGAATACGACGCAGCACTGAAAGCGAAAGCGAGCGTTGTCGGCAACGCGATTAAATACGCACGAACTTCAAAAGCAACCATACAACAAGATCAGATGAAAAGGGGTGAAGTGTTTGCCTCAAGCTGCCGTTGGCCGCTCGCAGTGCAAATGTCATCGTTCGCAATCCTGTGCTCGGAAACCGGCCAGTTTTAATGCGTTGGCGGCGGCGGGGTGAGCCATGAATGCGTTCCAGACGCCACCGCAAAGCAAGTTGTGCGCCATAAGCATTGTGATTCCAGTATCTATGCCGATGACATCTGAACTTCTCCATCCGGTCTTCGGGTGAAACGCATTGACGAACCCATAGCGACCGTAGATTTCTTCTGCACCGATCGACCGTTGCGCTATCAGCGTATTCAATGCCAAATCGGGGACGATGGCTAACGCACCACCCGCGGCACTGGGGACGATCGTTCCATCGATGCCTCGATGGGCAACGACTCGGTCAACATTCGCCGGACCGTCGGTGGTCCAACCGTCATCGAACGGTCCTCCCCAGTCACGGTATCCCGTCGGACTGTCGCTGCTGGTTAGGCCCCACAAATCATTGCCATAGTGAGAAAACGTCTCAGGTTTAGACTTGGCAAGGGCCTGTAAATAACGGACGTGCGAACAGTGGGCGAGTTGGCTATTGCGCCAAAAGTCCCATCCCGTCGGATCGATGGCGCCACGTACGTCAAAGTATGCCCAAGGGTATTGGTGAACAAACAATGGCGGGTAGCTAAGCAACGGCGTCTGATCGTATCGCAAAACCGGTTTGCGTTGCCACGCAAGCCAGCACGCTTTAGGGATCGGGTGTGTCGGGGATGCGATTGCGAGTAGCAATAGGATCGGGTGCTCGCTGAACTGATCCCACTTCGCAGGCGTGAATCCTGATTCGGGCGTCCATCCCATATGCAAGCAGCGGTCGGTATCGACGAATGCATTCCAATTGGCACGTTCGTAGAGAACCGTTGTCAACTCGTGAATCATTTTGTCAGATTCAAACACCACTGACGCGTGCAGCGCGCCGGCGACCAACAGCGCGGTATCAATCGTGGACGCTTCACACTGATTTAACCGAGTGCCACTGTTTGCGGCAATGAAGTGGTAAGCGATGCCTTGAAAATGATCAGCTTGGCGTGTGAGCGACCAAAGCATTTTCTTGACCTGACCGGCAGCGTCGTTGGCTGACATGCGACCAGTCTCCGCCGCGATCGCGTACGCTGACAATCCAAAGCCGCAAGCCGCAATGCTGGACACCTCTGACATGCAACTGCCGTCGTGTTTTCCACGGTCGGCGACCAAGCCAGTATCCGAATGCGAAGCGTCTTGAAAGTACCTTAGGCAGCGATCGATCAAGTCGTTCAAGAATTCGGAGGCTTCGATCGACAGTGGCCGATTTGCTTCCAAGGATCGGTCACACGCATTCGTTCGGTTGGCGACCAAAGGGTTATGATTGGATTGATTCATTTCAGATGCGTCAAAGCGTTGCCAGCGAATCATTGATGCAGTGAAAAATCTTTTGACAAGGTTTGGCAAGCAATCGGACCTCCAATTCTTCCTAACCGGACGTTGCTAGAAATCTTTCGAAAAGATTCTTTTGGTGTCATCGCTCCCATAGCGAACTTAGACACAGCGTTATCGCCGGGTGCAATTCCCTTAACAACGCTTGGGATCACATGTTCATTAGGGCGGCGGAATAGCCTGAAAGTTTTCGTCCTGCGTGGCCCAGTTAGATGGCGATTTTGTTTTTGAAGAAACTGGCACGCAACTCGCGTAGCGTTGCCGTCAGAACCTATCCGAAAACGGTTGCGTCCAACAATTCGATTCGATGGTGATTCGATCCGACGACGGTTTCCGAAGATTCGCTTGTCGCTGAAATAACCGGCTATGCCGCCACGGCTGGTCGATCGGCACTCGGGTGCTCGGCTCACAGTTTTCGGATGGGTTCATTGGTCCTATCTGCTTATCTTTTCAACAAAGTATTTCACGAGGAGGGGTCATGGACACTGCCCCACAACAATCCGCTTCGATCGAGATGACGAAGCCCAACGATACGCCGTTACCGAAACCAATTGATACGCCAGAACACAGCGTCGGTGTGGCGGAGATTCCGTCGGAAACCGATAGTGCGCTGATGGCCGTTGCCGGATACCTCCGGCTTTGCGGGATCAAGCATCCAGACGTTCTTCGCGATCAGTCGCACCGGATTCTTGCTATGGTTGCGAAGCGATTGGAAGCGACTCGGGATACTGGTGCGGCGGTTGACCAGTCGTCTTTGACGGTTGATGCGATGTCCGCCGCGATCGACGAAGTACAGCGTCTGCATGACCGTGTCGCTCAACACTCGATTCGGACTCGGTCGACCGCTTCGCCGCGTTCGCAACAAGAAACGAATCTTCCGCACCACCATGAAGCGTCAAGTTCCGACCATCGTTCGGTGGGAATAGATTTGACCAACGGCGACTTGGTGGGAAGCGATGCCGCAATGCAATGCTGTGTGCTTTGTTTCAACAAAGTCATGAAGGATCCTGACATGCTTCGTGAAAACGAAGGTCAGTACCAACGAACGCGGACTTACGGCGAACGACATACGGTCACCGTAATCCCAAAGCGGATCGATCGAACGATGCGTCACAACGCGACACCTGAACTGATTCCACCATTACGCCCGCAATGGTGGGGAACGATGGTGAACCGCAGCATTCATCAGATCGGCATGACTTTCCAAACGTTGTTGTCGCCCTGGCGACCGACGAACGAATCGACGACGGTATCGGAATAGCCAGGAAAGCTCACCGCAATGAATACAAATACAACGCGCAAGGTCGTGGCAATCGCCACGGCCTTGATCACCGCTACCGGTCTTTGGGCGTATCTATCGACCGTTCAGCCGGGAGGCGTCAATGTCTTCGAGTGGCTCAGTGCGGCACTGTTCGGCATATTGTTCGGATGGATCGGTTTCTCATTTGCCGTCGCAACGATCGGTTTTTTTCATTTGCGAAATGGGGTTGACCGTCCATCGGCACCGCTCGATGAGCAGGGCGCGGGTGAATTGCCTACGTGCGCGGTTCTGGTTCCCGTCTACAACGAATCGCCTGAAGATGTCTTTGCGCGAATCGAAGCAATGCATCGCGATTTAACGCGGCTTAACGCGAATGAGTCGTTTGAGTTCTATGTCTTAAGTGACTCAACTGATCATGAGAAATGGTTGACCGAACAGTACGTTTGGTCCGAGGTCATGCAGCGATTGGGAAGCCAAGCAAAAATTTACTATCGCCATCGTGCAGAAAATGTTGGACGCAAGGCCGGCAATATCGCCGATTTTTGCTGCCGCTGGTCGGGTAACCACAAACTCATGATCATCTTAGACGCCGATAGCTTGATGGCGGGTGCGACGATGATCGAAATGGTGCGCCGAATGGCCGCCGATCCAAAGCTGGGGATTTTGCAGGTACCGCCGACACCGATCGGCCGACGATCCCTGTTTGCAAGATTGCAACAGTTCTCGGCGCATGCTTATGGTAGCGTTTTTGTCCGTGGGTTTGATCGCTGGGCCGGTGACCAAGGCAACTACTGGGGGCACAATGCGATCCTTAGAATTGATGCCTTTCGTGACCACTGCGACTTACCAACTTTGCCCGGCGAGGCACCGCTGGGTGGCGCAATCCTTAGTCACGACTTTGTCGAAGCTGCCTTGATGGTCGCGGCAGATTGGAAGGTTCGTCTCGCCGACGACTTGGGCGGAAGTTACGAAGAGTGTCCGACAACGCTAGCGGATTATGCACAACGCGATCTCCGTTGGTGCCAGGGCAATCTGCAGCATTCGCGGCTCATCATTTCAGATGGGTTTCGATTGCCAAGCCGGTTGCACTTTGCCAGCGGAGTGATGTCCTATGTTAGTTCGCCTCTCTGGATTGCATTCACGCTAGCGTGCATCGCCGGTTGGATCGCGGATGGTTCGGCGGACAATGTTTCCGCTTTTCAACAACTCGGTCAATTGGGATTATTTGCGACCGCGATGTTGATGCTGCTTATTCCGAAAGCGTACGGATGGATGATTACCAGGCAACGACGTGCAACCGACCTCGCCGAACGGCAAAACCTTACCGGAAGTATCTTGGTCGAAGTCTTGATGTCGATTTTGTTGTCACCAATCATGGCAATCCTGCACACGCGATTTGTAATCGCGACGCTGCGAGGAAGGAAGATTCAGTGGAATGCCCAACAGCGAGACGAGCATGGGGTGACCCTTGCCGAAGCGGCGCGACAGGGAGCCGGATACACGATCACAGGCATCCTGCTAACGGGCCTGCTTTACTATGCGAATCCCGCAATGCTGATTTGGTTTACGCCCATCCTCGCTGGTTTGCTGTTCGCAATTCCTTTGATCATGGCTCTCGGTAGTCAGGCAGCCGGCTCATCGCTTTTGCGTTGGCAGCTATTGTCAATTCCCGAAGAAATAACGCCTCCACAACTGACCGCCGACTTCGCGATCGCTCATGCAGCGAATCAAGCCGCGACTGCCGGACAAGCAGGGCGACTGTTTCGCAAGGTACTTGACGATCCCGGCTTCTTCACGATTCATTGCCGCGTACTCAAGGCGAGTGATGCGGATCGTCCGTTGAGTCTTGCCGAGCGGAACGAAACGCGACAGGCAGCCGAAACTGACCCGGATATGATTCCGATGAGAGACCGAGCGAAGGTGCTTAGCGATACCGCGTTACTGAAAGAACTTCACGTGCATACTCAACTGATCGCACAGTCGGCTTGACACCCGACGGCATTCACCCACGGCTTTAGCGACGGTCACGGCGTGTACTTCGGGCGAATGCCTGCCGCGCTTTAGGTCGTGAGTATCTCTCTCACCGGAAAAAATCAATCGGTAGGCAAATCGGGCGGATCCAGGCGGGAGGGAGAATTGAGCGCGGCTAAAGAGTCATTAACCATTAACCGAAAACGCTGATAATTTTGTCCTCCCGGGCAAACACCGGCGTACTCATCCCACAGCCATTCGATCGTGTTGGCGTCTACATTTCCGGCAAGTCTCGCCGCAACACGGGCCTCAAACTTAGCAAGCTGCGGAGTGCTTGTTTGGAACGCGATGAGACTGTTTCCGTGCAGATTTCGCGTCCAGTCGACCATGCAATCCCATTGTGAAATGGTCAGCTGGCTAGGTCTTCGGCCACGCAGTGATTCGATGTGGGATTCCAATCTACGGGCATATCGCACGCGTCCCATGATGCTATGGTGCCAAGCAACGATGAGTGCGAAGCAAGTAGCGGCCAATGCGGTAGTGATCAGCAACTTCCTCAGGCTGAATTGCATTGGCATTGAAGTTGGTCTCTCGCGTTTGGCGGGCGTTTGCGTTTTCTCTTGCCTAGTCGAAAGCTCTGGCGGCCTGAGCTGCGATGTTCCTTGAACCACTAATGATGCACAATTTCGAATTAGCCGGGTGGCATAACCAGAGATGTCCGGCATAAAACAAGATGCATGTCCGGTGATGATTGGTTGCAACCATCGTACGAGGTTTGGCCGTGTCCCGGGTCCACTACGAATCCGAACCTGTCGAGTTATGATCGAAAAGAAACTTCCTACGGTGTTGACTGTCCTCGTTAGCCTCGTTTGCTCAGTCCTGCTCGCACAGGATTCGTCCGGGGCGGGACCCCCTGTCTCCATTATCTTCGATACCGATATGGCAGGTGACTGTGACGATGCTGGTGCGCTCGCGGTACTGAACGCGTTGGCCGACAAAGGCGAAGCGACAATTTTGGCAGTGGTAACCAATCGGCGAGACGCCGCGGGCGATTCGGCTGCCGCATGTGACGCAATCAATACCTTCTATGGTCGCCCTGACGTGCCGATCGGCACGGATAAAGACGGAGCGAAAACGAAATGGAACCGCCCCAGCCCATACACCCCCGTGCTTCGCAACGAGTTTCCTCAAGACAGCCCCGGTGACAGCGACGCGCCCGACGCCTTGGAGGTGTATCGCCAAACGCTAGCGGCACAGAAGGACCGCAGTGTCGTGATTTGTAGTGTCGGGGCGCTTAGCAATCTAGAAGATCTGCTCAATTCCAGTGGCGATCGGCATAGCCCACTGTCTGGTGCTGAGTTGATTGCCACGAAGGTCAAGTTGACGGTGATCATGGGCGGCGCGTTTCCTCGTTCCGCAAAGCCGGAGACCAATATCTTGCTTGACCCTCCCGCCGCAGTCGCCGTCGCCAACCGTTGGCCATCACCCATTCTTTGGCAGGGCTTCGAAATCGGATCGGCGCTGCACTGCGGGGCGAAACTGAAGACCGTTGACGAGTACCATCCGATACGCCGCGCGTTTGAGCTCCGACCATACTTGGGCGGGAAAGCGATCGACCGTGGGAAACCGGCGCACGATCAAGCTGCCGTACTCTTGGCCGTTCGCGGAGTCGAACCGAAATTTTGGAACGTCGTTGACGGCGGAAGAGTGGTCGTCGATTCCGATGGCCATACCGAATTTAAAAAGGACTTCAAGAAGCAACATCGATACGTCGAAATCAAAGGCCGCCCTGACAGACTTGCAGATGTCATTGACGACCTGATGGTTGCGACACCAAAACGGTAGCCGTTGCCCCAACTGCTTGAATCACTCGGTCGATTGGCCGCCTTCGAAAGAGATCGGCGGCTGCACACATTCATCCTGCGAGTTTTTTCCGTAGTTGCCCGCCAAGATCAGTTTTTGGGCCGGACCGGTAAACGAAGCAACCGTTTTGCTTCCTTGAGTAGAAAGTCGGGGTCGTTAAAAGGTTCGTAACTAATGTCTTGCCAACGGACGAAGCCGTCGCGGTCGATTAGAAAGGTGCCGTGCAGCGGTTGGTTCTCGAAGTCGTCGAAAGCGCGGTAGGCTTTGAACGTTCCCAGCTCGGAATCGGAGACCAGCGGGAAGGGAAACTCACCCTCGACTTGGAAATTGTCAATCGAGCTTTTCAATTCCTTGATAGTGTCCGTGCTGACGGCCACCAACGAGATCCCGGCGTCGGCAAACTCCTTTGTCTTTGGCGCAAAGGCCGTCAACTGCTCGGCGCAGTGAAGGCATCCAAAGCCGAGGTAGAAGATGACCACGACGGGTTTCCCTTCAAACTGTTCGAAGGCGAGTGAATCTCCATTCTCATTCGGCAAGCTCCAGTTGATTGCCGGTGAGGGCGTGTACCGCAAAGGACCGATGGTGGCTAATGCCGGCCGCTCGCCTACATCCTGGTTTGGTTCGGGGGTGATCCGCCAATCATCGGGAAGTTCGATCGCGGCGGCGACATCGGAAAGTCGCTCGAACGGGGCAAGCGATAGGTCGTCGATGTGGCCTGAGATCTTGCGTAATTTGGTAAATGCTTCGCTAGCTTCTTTCTTTTTGCCGATACGAAAAAGCACATCGACTTGGTTGGCCAGCGGGATCACTTCATTCTTGGCGGACTCAACCGCTTCACTCGCGAGTCGCTCCGCCTTCTTGTGGTCCCCTGCTCGCATGTAGAGTCGGGCCAAACGATCTTTTTCGATTCCGGTGACTTGATCGAGCAGTGTCTTCGCGGACTCGTTCGAACCAACCATCAATCCAGCGTAGGCGTTCAACTCTGCGAT includes these proteins:
- a CDS encoding glucan biosynthesis protein, whose product is MVAFEVRAYLIALPTTLAFAFSAASYSIAHESTEAKVDATPKRVEPVEQEAAFATVRNFDDLCKLAESQAKQPYETQQDLPKVLADLDYDQYIKIKYRHEQATWANQGLPFWIETFHRGFVQRDRVYLYTLSPPPSSVELTEKEQTRSDESGISLVSPVARTQPETARSRSSKESPELVSQRLKFSTDDFEYPESIDPQTIGNIGHAGVRLVGRFPGQHDSQEILSFLGSSYFRARSANTIYGSSARGVAIDVALPKDEEFPDFRAFWIQMPATGDESITVLGFLDGPSVCGAYRFTLHPGVHQTDIDIDCQLSFRSVPEKVALAPLTSMWIWGDGLEGPPLDARPSVHDSDGLLIWQGGRDWRWRPYARQSYPSVTSLPIDELHGFGTLQRNRAFYHYDDHNARYDMRPSVWVTPSKPWKNGRIELLELPGAHEGVDNIGAYWISNEPVSTDRPLELRYTVSFFAGDVAKQKDIGRATNLSVKRSEGLAEIEVRFAGHDLQLLEEQDHLTVVSSSIRGKITSESLRRTETGDWVLRSIVAPEESGPVELSWKLTHDGKAVSEEVAYLLPDQQPTFVYPSVYTRQERAIVRNADH
- a CDS encoding glucoamylase family protein, translating into MIRWQRFDASEMNQSNHNPLVANRTNACDRSLEANRPLSIEASEFLNDLIDRCLRYFQDASHSDTGLVADRGKHDGSCMSEVSSIAACGFGLSAYAIAAETGRMSANDAAGQVKKMLWSLTRQADHFQGIAYHFIAANSGTRLNQCEASTIDTALLVAGALHASVVFESDKMIHELTTVLYERANWNAFVDTDRCLHMGWTPESGFTPAKWDQFSEHPILLLLAIASPTHPIPKACWLAWQRKPVLRYDQTPLLSYPPLFVHQYPWAYFDVRGAIDPTGWDFWRNSQLAHCSHVRYLQALAKSKPETFSHYGNDLWGLTSSDSPTGYRDWGGPFDDGWTTDGPANVDRVVAHRGIDGTIVPSAAGGALAIVPDLALNTLIAQRSIGAEEIYGRYGFVNAFHPKTGWRSSDVIGIDTGITMLMAHNLLCGGVWNAFMAHPAAANALKLAGFRAQDCER
- the mdoH gene encoding glucans biosynthesis glucosyltransferase MdoH, whose amino-acid sequence is MNTNTTRKVVAIATALITATGLWAYLSTVQPGGVNVFEWLSAALFGILFGWIGFSFAVATIGFFHLRNGVDRPSAPLDEQGAGELPTCAVLVPVYNESPEDVFARIEAMHRDLTRLNANESFEFYVLSDSTDHEKWLTEQYVWSEVMQRLGSQAKIYYRHRAENVGRKAGNIADFCCRWSGNHKLMIILDADSLMAGATMIEMVRRMAADPKLGILQVPPTPIGRRSLFARLQQFSAHAYGSVFVRGFDRWAGDQGNYWGHNAILRIDAFRDHCDLPTLPGEAPLGGAILSHDFVEAALMVAADWKVRLADDLGGSYEECPTTLADYAQRDLRWCQGNLQHSRLIISDGFRLPSRLHFASGVMSYVSSPLWIAFTLACIAGWIADGSADNVSAFQQLGQLGLFATAMLMLLIPKAYGWMITRQRRATDLAERQNLTGSILVEVLMSILLSPIMAILHTRFVIATLRGRKIQWNAQQRDEHGVTLAEAARQGAGYTITGILLTGLLYYANPAMLIWFTPILAGLLFAIPLIMALGSQAAGSSLLRWQLLSIPEEITPPQLTADFAIAHAANQAATAGQAGRLFRKVLDDPGFFTIHCRVLKASDADRPLSLAERNETRQAAETDPDMIPMRDRAKVLSDTALLKELHVHTQLIAQSA
- a CDS encoding nucleoside hydrolase, with translation MIEKKLPTVLTVLVSLVCSVLLAQDSSGAGPPVSIIFDTDMAGDCDDAGALAVLNALADKGEATILAVVTNRRDAAGDSAAACDAINTFYGRPDVPIGTDKDGAKTKWNRPSPYTPVLRNEFPQDSPGDSDAPDALEVYRQTLAAQKDRSVVICSVGALSNLEDLLNSSGDRHSPLSGAELIATKVKLTVIMGGAFPRSAKPETNILLDPPAAVAVANRWPSPILWQGFEIGSALHCGAKLKTVDEYHPIRRAFELRPYLGGKAIDRGKPAHDQAAVLLAVRGVEPKFWNVVDGGRVVVDSDGHTEFKKDFKKQHRYVEIKGRPDRLADVIDDLMVATPKR